From Pirellulales bacterium, a single genomic window includes:
- a CDS encoding FAD-dependent monooxygenase, with protein sequence MTLKVIVSGAGIAGLALSHWLGRIGASTVLIERAPRFEALGHYISLKGNGVEMARRMGILAACQARAVPIEEVYFYTAAKRLLRKERTAALAKTLGGYILFRRADLQAALYELVRERADIRFGTQIEEVRTAADGVEVRLSDGRTGRGDLLVGADGVHSRVRGLVFGEGFERPLGGHYIAISQTLRHGLRAVAHSYLGIGSMVNLLPVAPDSVSAVVYVGANAEPPPHDDPLAMRDYLLATCAGFPEEVVRVLGNIGANDFVFSDAINQVEMPRITQGRCAVIGDAAHCPTLLSGMGSSLALQDAHILAGCLARNPDDFTTSLARYEELMTPIARRYRDSAVRAHGTFLTSSRIKARLRDLALRFVPNRLFERGIRRFYDAERPLPDLPAQGAGTPRR encoded by the coding sequence ATGACGCTGAAGGTGATCGTCTCCGGCGCCGGGATCGCAGGCCTAGCGCTCTCCCATTGGCTCGGCCGAATCGGCGCCTCGACCGTCCTCATCGAGCGCGCGCCGCGCTTCGAGGCGCTCGGCCACTATATCTCGCTCAAAGGAAACGGGGTGGAGATGGCGCGTCGGATGGGGATATTGGCCGCCTGCCAGGCGCGCGCTGTGCCGATCGAAGAAGTCTATTTCTACACTGCGGCAAAGCGACTCCTGCGAAAAGAACGTACTGCGGCGCTCGCCAAGACGCTCGGCGGTTACATCCTGTTCCGTCGGGCCGACCTGCAGGCCGCGCTCTACGAACTCGTGCGTGAGCGTGCCGATATCCGTTTCGGCACTCAGATCGAGGAAGTTCGTACCGCGGCCGACGGCGTCGAGGTCAGGTTGAGCGACGGCCGCACTGGGCGGGGCGATTTACTCGTCGGTGCGGACGGAGTCCACTCGCGCGTCCGCGGCCTTGTCTTCGGCGAGGGTTTTGAACGGCCGCTCGGCGGTCACTACATCGCGATCTCGCAAACGCTCCGCCACGGTCTGCGCGCGGTGGCGCATTCCTACTTGGGCATCGGAAGCATGGTGAATCTGTTGCCGGTCGCTCCCGACTCCGTGTCAGCCGTAGTTTATGTTGGTGCGAACGCGGAACCTCCGCCTCACGACGATCCGCTGGCGATGCGAGACTATCTGCTCGCGACCTGTGCCGGTTTTCCCGAGGAAGTGGTCCGCGTCCTCGGCAACATCGGCGCGAATGATTTTGTTTTTTCCGACGCCATAAACCAAGTCGAGATGCCGCGGATCACCCAGGGCCGCTGCGCCGTCATCGGTGACGCCGCCCACTGCCCTACGTTGCTTTCGGGGATGGGCAGTTCGCTGGCTCTCCAGGACGCGCACATTCTTGCCGGTTGCCTCGCGCGCAATCCGGACGACTTTACCACTTCGCTGGCGCGTTACGAGGAGCTGATGACCCCCATCGCCCGCCGCTACCGCGACAGTGCTGTCCGCGCGCACGGCACATTCCTGACCTCTAGCCGCATCAAGGCGCGCCTCCGCGATCTCGCGCTGCGATTCGTCCCGAATCGCCTTTTCGAGCGCGGAATCCGTCGCTTCTACGATGCCGAACGCCCCTTGCCTGACCTGCCTGCGCAAGGCGCCGGCACGCCTCGGAGATGA